A genome region from Bacteroides stercoris ATCC 43183 includes the following:
- a CDS encoding twin-arginine translocase TatA/TatE family subunit, translating into MTNLLLLGFLPSGSEWIIIALVILLLFGGKKIPELMRGLGKGVKSFKEGVNEAKDEINKAKEEVDKPVDNK; encoded by the coding sequence ATGACAAACTTACTTTTATTAGGTTTCTTGCCCAGCGGTTCCGAATGGATTATCATCGCATTGGTTATCTTGCTGCTGTTTGGCGGTAAGAAAATTCCTGAACTGATGCGCGGTTTGGGAAAAGGCGTAAAGAGTTTCAAAGAAGGGGTAAACGAGGCTAAAGACGAAATCAATAAAGCAAAGGAAGAGGTGGACAAACCTGTAGATAATAAGTAA
- a CDS encoding PTS galactitol transporter subunit IIC — protein MEQVFGYIIALGASVMMPIIFTIIGMCIGMKFGKALKSGLFVGVGFVGLGVVTALLTTNFNSPLKAISDLYHLQLNVFDMGWPAAAAVAYNTAVGALIIPICLGVNFLMLITKTTRTVNIDLWNYWHFAFIGAVAYFVTGQNLAWGYFAAIICYIITLVCADLTAEKFQKFYDLDGISIPQPFCQSFTPFAILINKALDKIPGFSKLEIDAEGMKKKFGVIGEPLVLGVIVGMLIGWAAQLDIKKVLFLGITMGAVMELIPRITSLFIEGLKPISEKTSELVKAKFNGKKVHIGMSPALVIGHPATLVASVILIPVILALAVFLPGNQFLPLASLAGMFYLFPMILPFTKGNVLKTLIIGLITLILGLYFVTDMAPDFTLAANQVYAETHDPTAHIPEGFDGGSIDFAASFFGWTIYRGVKLSYVGAALLVLVAITMMFINRRIIVRSEKEAKESAK, from the coding sequence ATGGAACAAGTTTTCGGTTACATCATCGCTTTGGGAGCGTCTGTAATGATGCCTATTATTTTTACAATCATAGGCATGTGCATCGGTATGAAATTTGGCAAGGCTCTGAAATCAGGTCTCTTTGTCGGAGTCGGTTTTGTGGGCTTAGGCGTAGTTACCGCCCTGCTGACAACAAATTTTAATTCTCCTCTGAAAGCCATATCCGATTTGTATCACCTGCAACTGAACGTATTCGATATGGGATGGCCCGCCGCCGCTGCCGTAGCTTATAATACCGCTGTTGGTGCGCTTATCATTCCTATCTGCTTAGGCGTCAATTTCCTGATGCTTATCACCAAGACCACACGTACTGTAAACATAGACTTGTGGAACTATTGGCACTTCGCCTTCATCGGTGCTGTGGCTTATTTTGTTACCGGCCAGAATCTGGCATGGGGCTATTTCGCCGCTATCATCTGCTACATTATTACATTGGTCTGCGCAGACCTTACCGCAGAAAAATTCCAAAAGTTCTATGATTTGGACGGTATCTCTATTCCCCAGCCTTTCTGCCAGAGTTTCACACCGTTTGCCATACTTATCAATAAGGCATTAGATAAAATTCCCGGTTTCTCCAAGCTGGAAATCGATGCAGAAGGCATGAAGAAAAAGTTCGGTGTAATAGGTGAACCGCTGGTATTGGGAGTTATCGTAGGTATGCTGATAGGCTGGGCAGCCCAACTCGACATCAAGAAAGTTCTCTTCCTGGGTATCACAATGGGAGCCGTAATGGAACTCATCCCCCGCATCACTTCTCTGTTTATCGAAGGATTGAAGCCTATCTCCGAAAAGACTTCGGAACTGGTAAAAGCTAAATTCAACGGTAAGAAAGTACATATCGGTATGAGCCCGGCACTGGTTATCGGCCACCCCGCTACATTGGTGGCATCGGTTATCCTGATTCCCGTTATCCTGGCACTTGCCGTATTCCTGCCGGGTAATCAGTTCCTGCCATTGGCCTCACTTGCAGGTATGTTCTATCTGTTTCCGATGATATTGCCCTTTACTAAAGGAAATGTATTGAAGACACTTATTATCGGTCTTATCACTCTTATTTTAGGTTTGTATTTCGTAACCGATATGGCACCGGACTTCACGCTGGCAGCCAATCAGGTATATGCCGAAACACACGATCCTACGGCACACATTCCTGAAGGATTTGATGGCGGTTCCATCGACTTTGCCGCTTCTTTCTTCGGCTGGACTATATATAGAGGTGTAAAACTCTCGTATGTAGGTGCTGCACTGCTGGTACTGGTAGCAATAACCATGATGTTCATCAACCGTCGCATCATTGTCCGCAGTGAAAAAGAAGCTAAAGAGAGTGCTAAATAA
- a CDS encoding AAA domain-containing protein yields MNAEIEEYFYLLREVCRADDSSLGTAYRQLRELLEHLCRTQMTDSSLQMTDLAARINFVSSKLGLTVAEQNRLHTFRLASNAVLNRQAEPSREKLLRDAKTVSFFVKRITGEDIPADLYRLFPQADATYIPAPLAKERVRRMRVNFQYADTDYLYVLPVDSVADEPLRVRYNVPQINDEFAETCGLLWRHAQINLLDVAVDEAGVLTPSFIILEPDYLLDISSLAECFREYGHHPANYMLARLQMPDNTRPLLLGNIANLFLDEWIHAESEPDYLECMKKAFRSYPIELAACADLRDREKEREFFADCKRHFDNIRQTVTDTFRASGYELDKTDAVLEPSYICEALGLQGRLDYMQRDMSSFIEMKSGKADEYAIRGKVEPKENNRVQMLLYQAVLEYAMGKEHHRVKPYLLYTRYPLLYPARPSWAMLRRVMDVRNRIVANEYGIQLRNSLQYTAERLRDIAPGTLNERQLDNTLWKRYLYPSIDAVTQKIHALSPLEQSYFYALYNFITKELYTSKSGDVEYEGRTGASALWLATLEEKSENGEILYDLAIRQNCAADIHKPYLLLKRTHTDIDTLPNFRQGDAIVLYERNVSEDNVTNKMVFKGNIEEISDCNIRIRLRAAQQNVRVLPMESRYAIEHDYMDTSFRCMYWGLSAFLSATKDRRDLLLNQRKPEFDTALNGAISAAADDFVRITLKAQAAKDYFLLVGPPGTGKTSRALRSMVEAFYREGKEILLLSYTNRAVDEICKMLTAITPEVDFIRIGSELSCDGVYRPHLIENVLESCSTRREVQERMARCRIFVGTVATLSAKTELFRLKTFDVALIDEATQILEPQLLGLLCMRGVTGGNAIGKFVLIGDHKQLPAVVLQSSEQSEIQDEGLRGIGLHNLKDSLFERLYRNAIRQQAVGGRQTSAFNSRFSAFNSLDMLCRQGRMNVEVAAFPNRAFYGGLLQPVGLEHQTGVLKLSPQLSADEFAALLTRRVAFLPSVPEPPMQSAKMNRSEAKIVAGLAAAVYRQYTFAEGCFSAASTLGVITPYRSQIALIKKEIEALGIPALNEILVDTVERFQGSERDVIIYSFCVNRLSQLRFLANLTEENGIRIDRKLNVALTRARKQMFIIGVRQLLEQNPIYAQLLKSCDS; encoded by the coding sequence ATGAATGCTGAAATAGAGGAATATTTTTATTTACTGCGGGAAGTCTGTCGTGCAGATGACTCTTCTTTGGGAACCGCTTACCGTCAATTGCGGGAACTGCTTGAGCATTTATGCCGTACGCAAATGACGGATAGCAGTCTGCAAATGACCGACCTTGCCGCCCGTATCAATTTTGTATCTTCCAAGCTGGGGCTGACCGTTGCAGAGCAAAATCGCCTGCATACTTTCCGGCTTGCCTCTAATGCCGTCCTTAATCGCCAGGCAGAGCCTTCACGCGAAAAACTGCTGCGTGATGCCAAGACAGTATCTTTCTTTGTGAAACGTATAACCGGTGAAGATATTCCGGCAGACCTGTATCGTCTCTTTCCGCAGGCTGATGCCACGTACATTCCAGCTCCCCTGGCAAAGGAGCGTGTACGGCGTATGCGCGTCAATTTTCAGTATGCCGATACGGATTATCTGTATGTACTGCCTGTGGATAGCGTGGCGGACGAACCGTTGCGGGTACGTTATAATGTGCCTCAAATCAATGATGAATTTGCTGAGACTTGTGGTTTGTTGTGGCGGCATGCCCAGATTAATCTGCTGGATGTGGCAGTAGATGAGGCAGGTGTGCTTACACCCTCTTTCATTATTTTAGAACCGGATTATCTGCTTGATATCAGCTCATTGGCAGAATGTTTCAGGGAATATGGCCATCACCCGGCAAACTATATGCTGGCAAGGTTGCAGATGCCCGACAATACCCGCCCTCTTTTGTTGGGTAATATAGCCAACCTCTTTTTGGACGAATGGATTCATGCGGAAAGTGAACCTGACTATCTGGAATGTATGAAGAAAGCGTTCCGCTCATATCCCATTGAACTGGCTGCCTGCGCAGATTTGCGCGACCGGGAGAAAGAACGTGAATTCTTTGCCGACTGTAAACGGCATTTTGATAATATCCGGCAAACTGTTACAGATACTTTCCGGGCTTCGGGGTATGAACTGGACAAAACGGATGCCGTGCTGGAACCGTCTTATATATGTGAGGCGTTAGGTTTGCAGGGACGCTTGGATTATATGCAGCGTGATATGTCGTCTTTCATCGAAATGAAATCGGGTAAGGCGGATGAATATGCTATCCGGGGTAAGGTAGAACCTAAAGAGAACAATAGGGTACAGATGCTGCTGTATCAGGCGGTATTGGAGTATGCCATGGGGAAAGAACATCATCGGGTGAAGCCGTATTTGCTCTATACACGCTATCCGTTGCTCTATCCGGCACGTCCTTCGTGGGCAATGCTGCGCCGGGTAATGGATGTCCGGAACCGTATTGTAGCGAATGAATACGGCATCCAGTTGCGCAATAGTCTGCAATATACGGCAGAGCGTCTGCGCGATATTGCTCCGGGAACTCTGAATGAGCGGCAACTGGATAATACCTTGTGGAAACGTTATCTGTATCCTTCCATCGATGCGGTGACACAGAAGATTCATGCGTTGTCTCCATTGGAACAGTCGTATTTCTATGCGTTGTACAATTTTATAACAAAAGAACTCTATACTTCAAAATCCGGTGATGTGGAGTATGAAGGACGCACCGGCGCATCTGCTTTATGGCTTGCTACTTTAGAGGAGAAAAGCGAGAACGGAGAGATTTTATATGATTTGGCGATACGGCAAAATTGTGCGGCGGATATTCATAAACCTTATTTACTGCTGAAGCGTACACATACGGATATTGATACTTTGCCCAATTTCCGGCAAGGAGATGCCATTGTTCTGTATGAGCGGAATGTCAGTGAAGATAACGTTACCAATAAAATGGTGTTTAAGGGGAATATCGAGGAAATTTCCGATTGCAATATCCGTATCAGACTCCGTGCGGCACAACAGAACGTCAGGGTCTTGCCAATGGAAAGCCGCTATGCAATAGAACATGATTATATGGATACCTCTTTTCGCTGCATGTATTGGGGATTGTCGGCCTTTTTGTCTGCAACGAAAGACCGTCGGGATTTGTTGCTGAATCAACGTAAACCGGAATTTGATACTGCCCTTAACGGAGCTATATCGGCTGCTGCCGATGATTTTGTACGCATTACTTTGAAGGCGCAAGCTGCTAAAGACTATTTCTTGCTGGTAGGTCCGCCGGGAACCGGTAAGACCTCTCGCGCTCTGCGCAGCATGGTAGAGGCTTTTTATAGGGAAGGGAAAGAAATACTTTTGCTTTCATATACTAACCGGGCAGTGGACGAGATATGTAAGATGTTGACAGCCATTACACCGGAGGTCGACTTCATACGTATCGGCAGTGAACTTTCCTGTGACGGCGTGTATCGTCCGCATTTGATAGAAAACGTGTTGGAGTCTTGCTCTACACGCCGGGAGGTGCAGGAGCGTATGGCGCGTTGCCGAATTTTTGTGGGAACGGTTGCTACACTGTCTGCCAAGACCGAATTGTTCCGTTTGAAGACTTTTGATGTGGCCTTGATAGATGAGGCTACTCAGATATTGGAGCCGCAACTGTTGGGATTGCTTTGCATGCGCGGCGTTACCGGCGGGAATGCTATAGGGAAGTTTGTCCTGATAGGTGACCATAAACAATTGCCGGCTGTTGTACTCCAGTCATCGGAGCAATCGGAAATTCAGGATGAAGGTTTGCGGGGCATCGGTTTGCATAACTTGAAAGATTCTCTTTTTGAACGTCTTTATCGGAATGCCATTAGGCAACAGGCGGTTGGCGGTCGGCAAACCTCTGCTTTCAACTCCCGGTTTTCAGCTTTCAATTCTCTTGATATGCTTTGTCGCCAGGGACGTATGAATGTGGAAGTTGCAGCTTTTCCGAACCGTGCTTTCTATGGCGGGTTGTTACAGCCGGTAGGATTGGAACATCAAACAGGGGTTCTTAAACTGTCTCCTCAGCTTTCTGCTGATGAATTTGCCGCTTTGCTGACCCGGCGGGTAGCTTTTCTTCCGTCCGTTCCCGAACCGCCTATGCAGTCGGCAAAGATGAACCGTTCGGAAGCAAAAATCGTAGCCGGACTGGCTGCTGCTGTCTATCGGCAGTATACATTTGCCGAGGGATGCTTCAGCGCAGCTTCTACTTTGGGAGTAATAACCCCTTATCGTAGTCAGATAGCTTTGATAAAGAAAGAAATAGAAGCTTTGGGAATTCCAGCCTTGAATGAAATCCTGGTAGATACGGTGGAGCGTTTTCAGGGAAGCGAACGTGATGTCATCATTTACTCTTTCTGTGTGAACAGGTTGTCTCAGCTGAGATTTCTTGCCAATCTGACAGAGGAGAACGGAATACGGATAGACCGTAAGCTGAATGTGGCTTTAACCAGAGCGCGCAAGCAGATGTTTATAATCGGAGTCCGACAATTGTTGGAGCAGAATCCAATCTATGCGCAACTGTTGAAAAGTTGTGATTCATAA
- a CDS encoding MFS transporter codes for MSTNQNTLGKMSNYRWTICAMLFFATTVNYLDRQVLSLTWKDFIAPEFHWTDADYGDITAVFSIVYAIANLFAGRFIDWLGTKKGYLWAIFVWSLGACLHAVCGWATEHVVGIHDAAAMISATGAVASTIAITSVYFFIAARVILSVGEAGNFPAAIKVTAEYFPKKDRAFSTSIFNAGATVGALIAPVTIPSLARYFQSIGVGNGWEMAFIVIGGLGFVWMGMWMFMYKKPHENPRVNAAEIAYIEQDKLREEDKAVSEKPERKMSFMECLQYPQAWAFAIGKFMTDGVWWFFLFWTPAYISDVYGFSSDSGTAQLLIFVLYAITMLSIYGGKLPTIIINKTGMNPYAARMRAMFIFALFPLLALFAQPLGEYSYWYPIIIIGIAGAAHQSWSANIYSVVGDMFPKSAVATITGLGGMAGGIGSFLINKGSGTLFTYADETQMMFMGFEGKAAGYFIIFCICAVAYLIGWCIMKLLVPKYKPIVLN; via the coding sequence ATGAGTACAAATCAGAACACATTGGGCAAAATGTCTAACTATCGCTGGACAATTTGCGCCATGTTATTCTTCGCGACAACAGTTAATTATCTCGACCGACAAGTATTATCACTTACCTGGAAAGATTTTATCGCCCCGGAATTCCATTGGACAGATGCCGATTATGGAGATATCACAGCCGTATTTTCCATAGTATATGCCATTGCAAACTTATTTGCCGGACGCTTCATCGATTGGTTAGGAACCAAAAAAGGTTATCTCTGGGCTATCTTCGTATGGTCATTAGGAGCTTGCCTGCATGCTGTTTGCGGATGGGCAACCGAACATGTAGTGGGCATTCATGATGCCGCTGCCATGATTTCCGCAACAGGTGCCGTAGCATCGACCATTGCCATTACCAGTGTTTACTTTTTCATCGCTGCCCGTGTGATATTGAGCGTCGGTGAAGCCGGAAACTTCCCCGCAGCAATTAAAGTCACCGCCGAGTATTTTCCGAAAAAAGACCGTGCATTCTCAACTTCCATTTTCAATGCCGGCGCCACAGTAGGTGCTTTAATAGCTCCTGTCACCATCCCCTCTTTAGCACGGTACTTCCAAAGCATCGGTGTAGGCAACGGCTGGGAAATGGCGTTCATCGTCATCGGTGGATTAGGCTTCGTCTGGATGGGCATGTGGATGTTCATGTATAAGAAACCTCATGAAAACCCGCGCGTCAATGCAGCAGAAATTGCTTATATCGAACAAGATAAACTCAGAGAAGAAGACAAGGCTGTCTCTGAAAAGCCTGAAAGAAAGATGTCGTTTATGGAATGTCTCCAATACCCTCAGGCATGGGCTTTTGCCATCGGTAAATTCATGACCGACGGTGTATGGTGGTTCTTCCTGTTTTGGACTCCGGCCTACATCTCCGATGTCTACGGATTCTCTTCGGACAGCGGAACGGCACAGTTGCTGATATTCGTACTTTATGCCATTACCATGCTGTCTATCTATGGTGGAAAACTGCCTACCATCATCATAAACAAAACCGGTATGAATCCGTATGCAGCCCGCATGCGAGCCATGTTCATCTTTGCTTTGTTCCCGTTACTCGCACTATTTGCACAACCGTTAGGAGAATACTCCTATTGGTATCCGATTATCATTATAGGTATTGCCGGAGCAGCTCACCAATCCTGGTCTGCCAACATCTACTCCGTAGTGGGCGATATGTTCCCCAAAAGTGCAGTAGCTACCATTACCGGATTGGGAGGTATGGCGGGCGGTATCGGCTCGTTCCTCATCAACAAAGGCTCGGGCACACTGTTTACTTACGCTGATGAAACCCAGATGATGTTCATGGGATTCGAAGGCAAGGCAGCCGGATACTTCATCATATTCTGCATCTGTGCCGTTGCTTACCTTATCGGCTGGTGCATCATGAAGCTTCTGGTACCGAAATACAAACCCATCGTACTGAACTGA
- the tatC gene encoding twin-arginine translocase subunit TatC, whose translation MADKELTFWDHLDELRRVLFRILGVWFVLAVGYFIAMPYLFDNVVLAPCHNDFIFYDLLRYIGEVFDLHDEFFTQEFQIKLININLAAPFFIHISTAFWMSVVTAAPYVFFEIWRFVSPALYPNERKGVRKALGLGTVMFFVGVLLGYFMVYPLTLRFLSTYQLSATIENQISLNSYIDNFMMLVLCMGLAFELPLVTWLLSLLGLVHKTFLRKYRRHAVVIIVIVAAVITPTGDPFTLTVVAVPLYLLYEMSILMIKDKKADETEEIIETGER comes from the coding sequence ATGGCAGATAAAGAGTTAACCTTCTGGGATCATTTGGACGAACTGCGCCGGGTGCTGTTCCGCATTCTTGGTGTATGGTTTGTGTTGGCTGTGGGTTATTTCATTGCGATGCCTTATCTGTTTGATAATGTAGTGCTGGCTCCTTGCCATAATGATTTCATCTTTTATGATTTGCTGCGTTATATCGGTGAAGTATTTGACTTGCATGACGAATTCTTTACGCAGGAGTTCCAGATAAAATTGATAAATATTAATCTGGCCGCACCGTTTTTCATCCATATATCTACAGCATTTTGGATGTCGGTGGTGACGGCTGCGCCATATGTATTCTTCGAGATATGGCGGTTTGTCAGTCCCGCACTCTATCCCAACGAGCGCAAAGGGGTACGGAAAGCACTCGGTCTGGGTACGGTGATGTTTTTTGTAGGAGTGTTGCTGGGTTACTTTATGGTATATCCGCTGACCTTACGTTTTCTATCCACTTACCAGCTTAGCGCAACGATAGAGAACCAGATTTCTCTCAATTCGTACATCGACAATTTTATGATGCTGGTACTCTGCATGGGACTTGCTTTTGAACTTCCGTTGGTAACGTGGTTGCTTTCGTTGCTGGGGTTGGTGCATAAGACATTCCTGCGGAAGTATCGTCGCCATGCAGTGGTTATCATTGTTATTGTTGCCGCTGTCATAACTCCCACTGGCGACCCGTTTACACTGACCGTCGTTGCCGTTCCGCTCTATCTTCTTTATGAAATGAGTATCCTGATGATTAAGGACAAGAAAGCGGATGAAACCGAGGAGATTATAGAGACCGGAGAGAGATGA
- the kduI gene encoding 5-dehydro-4-deoxy-D-glucuronate isomerase, with translation MKKLAIALMLGAAAVTASAQVNYTVQTACHPLDVKHYDTQRLRSSFMMSKVMAPDEINVTYTLYDRLIYGGAMPVNKVLKLETFRELGPEITYFLERRELGVINTGGDGVVTVDGKEYPMKYKEALYVGCGNKEVTFKSNDAANPAKFYINSAPAYKPYVTQLITTDAKLQKANPKKYALGISDHYGKMEDSNDRIVNQLIVKDVLERVKNGGTNQLQMGLTELAPGSVWNTMPAHTHTRRMEAYYYFNLAPGNAICHLMGEPQEERLIWLHNEQAITSPEWSIHAAAGTSNYTFIWGMGGENLKYSDKDEIKYTDMK, from the coding sequence ATGAAAAAATTAGCAATTGCCCTGATGTTGGGTGCAGCCGCAGTTACGGCTTCCGCCCAAGTAAATTACACTGTGCAGACAGCCTGCCATCCATTGGACGTAAAGCATTATGACACACAACGTCTCCGTAGCTCTTTTATGATGAGCAAAGTAATGGCTCCGGACGAAATCAATGTTACTTACACCCTCTATGACCGTTTGATTTACGGAGGTGCAATGCCTGTAAACAAAGTATTGAAACTGGAGACTTTCCGTGAGTTGGGTCCTGAAATCACTTACTTCCTCGAACGTCGCGAGTTGGGTGTTATCAACACCGGTGGCGATGGAGTAGTTACCGTAGACGGTAAAGAATACCCCATGAAGTATAAAGAAGCTCTTTATGTAGGTTGTGGCAATAAAGAAGTAACTTTCAAGAGCAACGATGCTGCCAACCCTGCCAAATTCTATATCAACTCGGCTCCGGCTTACAAACCTTACGTTACTCAGTTGATTACAACCGATGCCAAACTTCAAAAGGCCAATCCTAAAAAATATGCTTTGGGCATTTCCGACCATTACGGAAAAATGGAAGACAGCAACGACCGTATCGTAAACCAGCTGATTGTAAAAGATGTTTTGGAAAGAGTGAAAAACGGCGGTACAAACCAATTACAGATGGGACTTACCGAGCTTGCTCCGGGTTCTGTATGGAATACCATGCCTGCCCATACTCACACACGTCGTATGGAAGCCTATTACTACTTCAACCTGGCTCCGGGAAATGCAATTTGCCACTTAATGGGTGAGCCTCAAGAAGAACGCCTGATTTGGTTACACAACGAGCAGGCCATCACTTCTCCCGAATGGAGCATCCACGCAGCTGCAGGCACCAGCAACTATACTTTCATCTGGGGTATGGGAGGTGAGAACCTGAAGTACAGCGACAAAGATGAAATCAAATACACAGATATGAAATAA
- a CDS encoding glycoside hydrolase family 105 protein, which yields MKKNFICNFILSGLLLFSPLSMFAQRVDSNLPWSVRMVESEMIRCPESWQLDFQPKLKWDYCHGLELQSMLDVYDRYGNRKIYDYALAYADTMVNADGTIKMYKREEYSLDRINSGKFIFRIYEQTKDEKYKKALALMRSQLDEHPRNADGGFWHKKIYPNQVWLDGIYMGAPFYAEYAFRNNQVDDYADVINQFLMAARHTYDPKNDVYRHACDVSRKERWADPVTGQSKHSWGRAMGWYAMAFVDALDFIPKHEAGRDSMLVIFNKIASQIKRLQDSKTGLWYQVLDKSGAPGNYLESSCSTMFVYSLFKGVRKGYIDKSYLEVAVKGYKGILGNFIEVDKNGVVSITKACAVAGLGGKVYRSGDYDYYINETIRNNDPKAVGPFILASLEWERLQDVKVIVNRK from the coding sequence ATGAAAAAGAACTTTATTTGTAATTTTATTCTATCCGGTTTATTGTTGTTTTCTCCTTTAAGCATGTTTGCACAGCGTGTGGATTCAAACTTGCCGTGGTCGGTACGTATGGTGGAGTCCGAAATGATTCGTTGTCCGGAATCCTGGCAGTTGGACTTTCAGCCTAAATTGAAATGGGATTACTGTCACGGGTTGGAATTGCAATCCATGCTGGATGTGTATGATCGCTACGGTAATCGGAAAATCTATGATTATGCTTTGGCTTATGCCGATACAATGGTAAATGCAGATGGTACTATCAAAATGTACAAACGTGAGGAGTATAGCCTTGACCGTATAAACTCCGGTAAATTTATATTCCGCATCTATGAACAGACGAAAGATGAGAAATATAAGAAAGCGCTTGCATTGATGAGAAGTCAGCTCGATGAGCATCCCCGGAATGCCGACGGCGGCTTTTGGCATAAGAAGATTTATCCGAATCAGGTATGGCTGGATGGTATTTATATGGGAGCGCCTTTCTATGCGGAATATGCTTTCCGTAACAATCAGGTAGACGATTATGCGGATGTTATCAATCAATTCCTGATGGCGGCCCGTCATACTTACGACCCGAAAAATGATGTGTACCGTCATGCTTGTGACGTAAGCCGTAAAGAACGTTGGGCCGATCCTGTTACCGGACAATCAAAGCATAGCTGGGGACGCGCTATGGGCTGGTATGCCATGGCCTTTGTAGATGCTTTGGATTTCATTCCGAAACATGAAGCGGGCCGTGATTCCATGTTGGTTATCTTCAATAAAATAGCTTCTCAGATAAAGCGTTTGCAAGATTCCAAGACCGGTTTGTGGTATCAGGTACTGGACAAGAGTGGAGCGCCGGGTAATTATCTGGAATCTTCCTGTTCTACTATGTTTGTATATTCTCTGTTCAAGGGTGTGCGTAAAGGGTACATTGACAAATCCTATCTGGAAGTAGCAGTTAAAGGATATAAGGGCATCCTTGGCAACTTTATAGAAGTGGATAAGAATGGTGTGGTAAGCATCACAAAGGCTTGTGCCGTAGCAGGACTTGGCGGAAAGGTCTATCGTTCGGGAGACTATGATTATTATATCAATGAAACTATCCGCAACAATGACCCCAAAGCTGTAGGTCCGTTTATTCTTGCATCATTGGAGTGGGAACGTCTTCAGGACGTGAAAGTGATTGTTAACCGGAAATGA